A window of Oncorhynchus clarkii lewisi isolate Uvic-CL-2024 unplaced genomic scaffold, UVic_Ocla_1.0 unplaced_contig_7096_pilon_pilon, whole genome shotgun sequence genomic DNA:
CTTTCCAGATTGGCTCCATAAACGTAGCCAGGCCAGCACGACAGTAGAAATCAGGCATTCAGTATGCAAGACACTTAGGTTTTGTCGTGCTAAGATATATCTGGCGAGTCCtctgttggtagagcatgacgcTAGCAACGCTAaaaaggttgtgggttcaattccacACTGTACTGTAAGTCTCTTTGGATAAAAACATCAGCTCATTTAAATATTTATATcttgaggaggaggaagagaatccATTACCTAAGGCTACTTCAGAAACTTCAATCACTGATGCTGACTGATACACCTTCATTGTCAACATCAAAAAATAAAAGGTTTTTGCTTCCTCCATTTTGACTTggtaatatttgtgtcattgtaAGACTTTGAACAGGATTTAAAAGAAGCCTCGATTTAAAATGTATTCTTCACTCAAATCTAAAAGACGCTAGAATATTACTGCATGATCGggatctagaagcacaagcattttttccgctacactcgcattaacatctgccaaccatgtgtatgtgacaaataacatcttGATTGGAGTTGAATCATGCTACTTATATAGACGCAACGGGGCCGTTCGAACGTTGAAATTACAGAGAGTTACAGCACGAGTCATCAGAAACGGCAAAATGAATATTTGAGTAGGGTCAGAGGTCGAAGTAGACGGACGTGATTGTAAAAGCCTACGGAGCACATCTGCCGTGATGTTCACTTCAGTGTACTAACAGCTGTGGACCCGCACTCACAGGGCCACTCCGGTCTACACTAAAAGCCCTGACCAGGCCAGAAGGATAGAAGGGAACAGCAGAGAGCGTCTAGAACAATCGATTGGCTGACGTTACTGCAAGCGAtaaattgatgttattttaacaaCCTAAGAAgaagaatattacagatacatttttttttaaatttaagtcTCCATTTTTTAAAGGATCTTCTACTTACGCATTAGAGGTCTGGACATCCTGCCATCCCTTGGTGAGGTTCTGTTTGAGCTCGTTGAGGGGGCTCAGCCCCAGCTTCCTCTTCAGATCAGCAGAATGCTTCTCTTTGGCCAGGAGCACCTGTCTCAGGGTGCTGATCTCCTCTTCCACCTGACAGCAACACAGCAGAGCGGTCAACCACTGGCTGGGCCAAACCTAGTTATGAACATTACCATTGTCTGAAACAAAAAAAGTTCCACTCAAATGTTTGTGGGATTATTAGTAAATCAAACTCAAGTCAAAAAGGGTTGTGATCAGATTAGAGCACAAGGACAATAAACAGACGACCTCTGACCCTACGAGGCCTACATTGATTCCAGCCGACAGACACCGGCAGACAGAACCCTACCTTGACTAGCTCAGAGCGGatctcctcagcctcctcctctGTGAGCCCCGGGGGTAACGTGTTGATGGAGGATACCCCCACGGCTCCGCCCTCCACGGGGACATCAGTCAGAGGGTCTGCTCCTCCTGCAGGGCCCAGGCCCTTGTTGGGAGAGTTCAGGTTGATGTCTGGGtcaagagagagagtgggggcagGGGGGCATgctgagttgagagagagagagagtagaaggcCTTGAATTGATGTGTTAGTGTCAtctacagtaataataataactttattGGTACAGCGCTTTTCAATACAAGTAACAAAAGTGCTTCACATCAAATACAAGTGCTAACAAAAACAGGTAAACAAAAGGATAGCTAATTAAAAATCAGACATGAAAAGCATCTTCATcatttttaaaattttttttaaGTGTCTCTTCAGCAATGATCAGCACTGATCTCCTCTGGCAGACCACTCCTACTAAGTCCAGGGGTCCTAATGCCCAGTCTCCTTTCGCTGTCAACCTAAAGACCTTGGAATGGTCAACAGTGCCCTGCCAGAGAATCTCTGGCTGCATTCTGGCTCGTAGGGAGATTTGTGGACAAATGACAAAGGTTATTTACAATCTGAGTTCTAGCACGTCGGGCTGTCAAATAGGACCACCTCAGATTTTATATCATTgagctgaatttttttttttttaaattttgttttacattttaaatACAAAATTGTAAGACATTCAACATTTGAGGTCAGCAAGACACTGGTGAAGGGTCACTACACTAGCTTGGTCACTGGGTCTTTGTCAATAGAGCTGTGTCTCATCTGCACAGCAGCGAAACTGAAAGCTATGATTGCAAATGATGTCACCAAGGGGGAGGATatacttgggggggggggaaattggTCTCAGAATTGACCCGAGGGGACACCATAGTGAATAGGTGCCGGGGACGATACGgaaacacccacccacacccaaaAGATATGACCTGAACCAGTCGAGGGCAACGCCGGAGACTCTCACCCACCTCTCCAGCCAGTCAACAAGGATGCTATGATCCCGAGTATCAAACACAGAACTGAAATCCAAATGAACTAGGATAGAGTATTCACCGTCAGCCAACAGAAGGTCGTTACGGATTTTCAATAAGGTCGTTTTCGTGCTGTGAAGTGGTCAGAAGCCCGACTGGAAGTTTCCAAATAAGTTGTTCATACTCAAATTGCTTGAAAACAACTTTTTCCAAAATCTtagatattttttatataaatagaTAGAGAAAGGTCTATAATTATTTAGTCAGGAGTGGTCTAGATCGGGCTTTATAAAATGAGAGGTTGGAACAGAGACAGAATGTTAGAGCCAACAGGGAACTATTTACAATAGACAGAATGTTAGGGCCAACAGGGAACTATTTACAATA
This region includes:
- the LOC139400764 gene encoding tumor protein D54-like, coding for DTNTSIQGLLLSLSLNSACPPAPTLSLDPDINLNSPNKGLGPAGGADPLTDVPVEGGAVGVSSINTLPPGLTEEEAEEIRSELVKVEEEISTLRQVLLAKEKHSADLKRKLGLSPLNELKQNLTKGWQDVQTSNAYLTASATLDEIARSEAYKKTQETLSVAGQKTTAAFSTMGTALSRKLGDMRYRPRLKMAALNPFL